The following DNA comes from Acipenser ruthenus chromosome 47, fAciRut3.2 maternal haplotype, whole genome shotgun sequence.
TTAATATGATGAGTATACAGGACTGTGTGTCACTTTAATATGATGAGTATACAGCACTGTGTGTCACTTTAATATGATGAGTATACAGACAACAGCACCTCCaggaaaatacacatttaagaaatactaatagtaatataaaagAACGTTATTTGGGACCCTTCGCGTCCTGTGATTTGAAAGGCGCGGGCTGCTCCTGTCAAACACCCCGCACTCCCCCACTCTGAACACACAGGCCAGCACACATGCATTCCCTTCACAGttactcttttatttatttatttttgctcactGCGGACACTTAAACGGCTCTTATGTTCAGCACGGGATTATGGGTCACAGCCTTCttaaatacagattttaaaaagtgataaatAAACCCGCTGAGGTTCCTTTAGACCCTACTTCAAAAATATAATTCATGAGCTACAGCAGTTGAAAGACTCGTTTTTAATCTCAGTCCACTAGCTGCTGAGATGTGTATTCCGCAGGTACAGTGATATTCACTCGACGCTATTTCACGAAGTCAGCAGATGGCTCTCTCAGCAGGCATTGGGACCGTGTGCAACTGAAGCGTCGCCGGTTTAACATGCACAGAATACATTTCAtgcattttataaatacatacataaataaaaagtatatatttgaaTAAGTAACACAGAGAGAAGTGTTGCTCTTAACGTAAACGGGTTTTAATGACACAAACTAAAGCGGTGCTGCAGTATAGGtgacactgctgcagatctgcaGAGGTTCGCTTCGCTTTGTGACAGTCCCATCACTCCGGGTTATATCAGAATGCATTATGTGCAACATTAGCAAGAACAGGATACAGTGATAACTGCACGAAACGAAACCACCCGCACGTGCGAACGCCAGGAACTCGACTGTAACGCGCACTGTAATGTAAAGGGTTTAACTCGAGGCATCAACAGTCACATGAGGTTCGTGAGCGTAGTGCACAGACAGGAAACGTCATTCTTGTTTTGAAGAGCcatgtatgttttaaataaaaacggTCCATTGTAATCAATGCGATCTACTTTAATATatatgaattattttaaaaaaaaaacatttaacaagaagaatcaatcaatcatccgcggatgaaaaaacaaacactacacatttatgtatatatatatatataaaataaaataaagaacataagaaaatattgCCTAAAACGCACACACTGCATACTGCATGCGGTGTCTTtgtcgtttgtttttttttaaacaagatttcaataaaaaaaataaaattaaaatgaagtcCAGCATGCAAGCACAAAAACAAAGCGCAGCGGTTGTTGACACAAAGCGCTCCAAAGTGCGTGGCTTTGAGAAGGACCGGCTATGCGCTGAAACTCCCACCCGGGGCTCACACCGCTCAGCACCTCCACGAGCCTTTTCATTTCAACAGCACACGTCATTTAGTTTCGAACACAATGCGAACGAGACCAACTTACTTCTCCCGCTGCTGCATCTTCGGCTCCCAGTGCAGAAACTGCACAGACCGGCGGAAAGAAAGaacgagcgagcgagcgagcgcaGGAAAGAAAGTGTAACGAtttcccaaaacaaaaaaagaaagtaacgAAATCTAGTCGGAGATTTACACTCCGGTAatgagaagcaaaaaaaaacaaagggaagCGCAATTCACAGCGCACCAACGCTGTTCCTATTCCGAGTCTCCTGTCAAACGGTGCGTGTTGTGTATGTGTATACACACGGTGAATAGACTGATCGCTCTGCTCTCTCTATGCAATCCGCTTGCTAACAGCCGGCAGTCTAGCAGGAGAGCGCTGTAAATACTGTAACACACCGCCAGTCTGCTTTTAAAATCTCCATCAATGAAACTGCAGCTTCGTTTTTGAACCCCCCCTGcttttcctccctctctcctctcccagcgCCACTATAACCACGCTCACGCACGCTGGTGAGAAACCTGCGCTGTTGATACAGGCTGTGACTGCAGGGAAGAGCGCCTCGACAGTGTATTATAAAGTGTCTCCTTTCACCGAGTCCCCGCTAGACTTACTGTTTCGTGTCCATCTCGCATCCTTTCTCCCTTTCCCCGATCTGAGTGTGTTTCAAGCCTCCTCACCCCTCTCCCTTTCACTCGCTCCCTCCCCCACCCGCTCCGGTCAATGCATGAATGGAGCATCATCACGCAGAACTTGATTAGCCGGAATCCCTGCGCCACAATGACAAATAGTCCCAGATTAAGACAGACGCCTGAATGAGGGAGGCTTGGAGGCCAGCGGGCGGGCACACAAAACCGAACAGTAATGCGGGGATTTACTTAAACATGACAGAGACAGACAACTGGAAAAACTGGGACTTTCCAACAAAACGGCCCTCTCAAGAGTTCAGTATAGACGCTTCATTCATACGGATTATTAGCAGGGCGTTTGATAACGTTGCAGCTGCGCCAGTTCGGGTAATGCAATCCAGCGTCCCTCAGTCCCCTCCGCATGCAGGGCTACAGCACACACTGCTAGGTAATGTTACGGCTGATTGCACTGTAAGATCGCGGTTTCAGACCCCCTTCCCAAGCGGGGTGCACACACATTTACAACACGTGGAGACAAAGACAGTCAGGTCGTGATATTTTGATAAAGACTCCAAGTGCCATAAACCCATTACCACACAAAAAGCAACCCACTGCGCCAGCAACTAAAATCAGGACCAATTTACCCATCGATTTTACACAACTGTCTTTGAGGGGTACACGCTCCAACCCGGTATTTGCTTTAGATTGCCGTTTCCATTTCACAGACTCCACATTACAACCTTCATATACAAGAAGCATAACTACATATTAATATTACATATAAAACACAGAGAAGTCACACTGCTCTGGAATACAGAAACAAACGGAAGCCttcctgcccacacacacacgcacgcacgcacgcacgcacacgcacgcacgcacgcacacacacatcacctgaaTAACCAaggaaaagcaaagcaaaaaacaTCTGCAGatgaaagttttattttattgatcacataaataacaaaaacaaaaataatcctcATCGCTCTGCAGTCCTGCACGTCAGTGAACTCCAGCGCGGGGTCCCCTCCGGCACTGACCTGTAGGAGAGAGCAGAGCGGGTCAGGGGCAGCAGGGAACCTcacaggagagagacagagaactttctattattttttttattttttttttttatttagtagtcaccaattattttggtattttctcccactgactcgggagcggcaaagacgaacacgtgtgccgtcagcagaccgcttcttttcacactgcagactcaccatgcagccacctcagagctacagcttcggaggacaacgcagctctgggcagcttacaggcaagcccacaagcgcccggccagaccacagggggcgctggtgcgcagtgagcggagaacaccctggccgacctaagccccccccccagcCTTTTCGCTGGTTCCTGAGCAGCAACGATTCAGACGGTAGATCTGTGCAGAGGCAGGTCTTGTAACTTCCACCAGCCCTGCTCCATGCAGTCCTCGGTTTCAGAACTTGTTTGGTTACATTATTGAAGAGAGCAGGTGGGTGGCAGGAGTTTGAACAAACaggcccctggtaaatctgctctgaatgacCTGATCTCACGTCTCATCACAGCACTGACAGGCCACACCTGATAGGAGTGATTCATGCAGCTAACTCCTAATCATACCAATAAtatacttcattgaggggagttctgaaccccaggactgggtgcagcagcagggctagtgcgagtttctaaccctgctcaaacgcctgatcatttcaataatatacttcattgaggggagttgtgaacccaggactgggtgcagcagcagggctagtgcgagtttctaaccctgctcaaacgcctgatcatttcaataatatacttcattgaggggagttgtgaaccccaggactgggtgcagctgGGTCTGTGCTGGTTTCAAGCCATGCAGATGTTCTCTGCATAGCGCCCGAGCAGAGTGTGGTGCTGGAAGCGTCAACAGCAGCTTTATACAGGAGACAGCGTGAGGTCTGAGGCTTCATCACACCCACCGCTGTAGCATCGCCATGGCTACTCGTCCTTCTTGAACTTGCCGTTGATGTAGGGCACGTAGTCGAGAATCACCCGCCAGTCAGTGGCATAGACCAGCGTGACCCCGCCCACCGCACCCCAGGCAGACAGCGTGGggagcctgagagagagagagagagagagtcagtctCCTCATGGAGGGGGAGCCATCACACTTCATACACCCACACTGCCACTAGTTAAATACAATCATAAATCACAGTAGAATTTCTTGACTAGCATTTCAATTCtttatcaaacaaaacaatgttttataGCGTTTCTATAACTTTGATGTTACTTGGAGTAAAACTGCAGGGGTCGGTTTCCATGCCCCCCACCCTCCTCTGAAAATGCAGCTAAACCCTAGACTGGCAAATGAAAGACAGACTCATTGTTTGCAGCATTATCACCCCCccaaaaataattggtgattactaaatacaaaaaataaaacttcaaaagatTTCACTTTAAATGTGGTTTGAACACATTTGCGGAATCCTCGCTCAAATCCACTGTTCCCCGGTGCCTGCGGACTGCACCCCccgagattattattattattattattattatttatttcttagcagacgcccttatccagggcgacttacaattgcaagcaaatacaaatacattcaagtgttacaatataagtcatacaataagaacaagaaatacaataattctcaaagATTACAGAGCTCAAGGCTCAGCGCGGTTAATCGAGCTTTAAACTCGCGAGGATCTCCCAGGAACATGGCAGCCCCGGAGCCAGCGATTCGGGATTCGGTACCTCCCAGTGCGTGTAAACACAAGTCCCTTTGCACAATCCGAGTTATAATACACGGGAAACACAAATCAAACGCAACATCGACGCTGCTTTTGTGACACAGGTTTAAAATCAAAGGCTGTAAATGATGCGGGTTGAAAGAAAGGTCGAGACAAGGACTGCTGGCGTTGCCCTGTGAAGCGAGTACGGTTACTGTACCAGAGGTGGAGTTTCAGCACCGGCTATTCCCCCAAAGACAGTCACACACAGAGACTTCAAGCGGCGGCTTCATGTTCTGATTTATTCATTATGGGTCTCTTACAGCACACCGCTCTGGATACCAAACGACATTGACACGACACGCCGTGTCTATAAATCACCATAATCTCAAACGCTGAACTCCCGCTTTCCGGGACTACAGACTAAACCCCCCTCGTCGAACTGGACTCGCCAGTTGGAGCTCGGCTCGGTTCTCTTACCAGGTCTTAGCAAGCTGCACGTATCTCGGTCCGATCAGTTTCGCTAACATCGTCTTTCCCGTCTTTCTCTGACCTCCCGTCGACACATGCGCAGGGCTTAAATTGTTGCGTCAGGACCCCACACAGTCATTCGGTCGCCCGACGCAGAGCCTGTATAAAAACtttatttacatgtttattatttgtctGGTCGTGCGAGTTAGTATTTTATTGGGTTGGTTGTTATTTATTCCCCTTTCTATCTAACTGCTGTCGCTAAATGCCCGAGTTTTAGACATGCGGTTGTTCGGACAAAATATACGggttggcgggggggggggggggggtcctcatTTAGTTTTTCAACAACTTTATTGAACATCAGAACAACCAAACGTTCGTGTACGAGACAAGCTtcttgttttgcttgtgaaagaaaGGGGGCGCTGTCTGTGTATTCGCAACTAACCTCCAAAAACACACTGAGCGCCCTCTGGTGGAGTAAGAAAACAAAGCTCTTATTCAGGGCGAATgggttctgtttttatttgtatttatttaaacataataCGTGTATTAGTACGTGCAGTCCTTGGTCTAAGgggatatatacacacacacacacacacgtatgtaCTGTAAATGCAATGGCAAATTAATGCACACCTACACTTTTCATAAACCCAAAGGAGTGAGGTGTGATCCGGACTGCAAAGGGATTCAGGATCTCGGCAGATGCAACAGACGTGTGATTACTGCCTCCTGCTGGTTACAGCATTCCACGACACTCAAAAGCCTGTTCATACAGGAGAGGTGGCTTTAACTACCACTTTAACTGCTGCCAAATCTGTGTTTATGGAGTAGGACATTTTTGTAATCATGCAGAGGGAGGGTGATGGGCTACAAACCACTTACAAGAGAGCCTCCTTCAGGCTCCAGTCCTGTGCTATACAGCCAGAACGATTGAGCAGCCTAGACATGCAAATTCTGTATTATTAGCATTTCCTTTTTTGTAACCAGTCATTATGGGCACGAGATGTATTAACATCCACAGGGTTCTAACtttcaagcagcagcagcaggcattTCGTTAGGGAAACACTAGGGcacgttacacacacacaaataaaaatgactgcACAATAAGTCAGGCAACACTCATTATCAGTTTAAGGTAAAAacctttaatgtttttttttcctttcctgttttttcttgttctggggttttttttgtttttttttttgttttctttttgaagtATACAAGATTCAAAAgacagacattgaaaaaaaaaaaaagtatatttgttattaaaaatggcACATTTATTGCTACATTACTGTTATATACATGACAGTTCTCAATAGCTACTTTATAAAAAGGAGAAGTTCTGACTGGAGGCACTCTGAAACGCAACCTTTCACTTGTTGTGTTCCCCCCTTTGAAGGACAGAGACACCTGCTTTCACTGCCCCAGGAGGCCTGGGCAGGTCatctgctcaaacccactacatCACTCGAGAGCCGGGGACAGCCCAGT
Coding sequences within:
- the LOC117401518 gene encoding cytochrome b-c1 complex subunit 10; translated protein: MLAKLIGPRYVQLAKTWLPTLSAWGAVGGVTLVYATDWRVILDYVPYINGKFKKDE